CAAGTGATTACCGTCAATAGTGATGAAATATGTGCCGCTGTAAAAGATATTTTTGAAGATACTCGCGCTATTTCCGAACCCGCAGGCGCTTTATCACTAGCCGGATTAAAAAAATACAGTCAAGTGCATGGCTTAAAAGATCAACGACTAAGTGCAATTTTAAGTGGTGCAAATGTTAATTTTCATGGTTTACGATATGTCTCTGAACGCTGTGAATTAGGCGAACAAAAAGAGAGTATTCTTGCGGTCACCATTCCTGAAAAAAAAGGCGCATTTTTAGCTTTTTGTAATGAACTTGATGGGCGTGCTATTACAGAATTTAACTATCGTTTTAATTCTCGCAAAGAAGCAAATATTTTTGTCGGCATAAGAACACCTTCCGGAAATGATGAGTTGACCATATTGATAAAAAATCTAGCTAATTCTGGATATTCAGTTGCTGATTTAAGTCATGATGAAATGGCTAAACTACATGTTCGCTATATGGTCGGTGGCGCGCCAATTAGTGATTTAAAAGAACGTTTATATAGCTTTGAATTCCCTGAACATCCTAATGCGTTAGTAAAATTCCTTAATATGCTAGGCACTCATGCCAATATCACACTCTTTCATTATCGCAATCATGGTGCTGCCTACGGGCAAGTATTAGCGGGTTTTGAGCTGGACGAAGGGGTTAATACATTTAAAAAACATTTAGATGCACTGGGTTACAATTATAAAGACGAAACGAACAACCAGGCATATCGCTACTTTTTATCACAGCAAGATGTCATTTGAGGTCGAGTTTGATATTTTTTCCTTATAAATTAAAGAATATTTTATTTAGAGTGACCCGACAATTAACTTGGCCGGTTATGCTGCAATTAGTATTAGCACAAGCGGCAATCACATATTTTTTGTTATATATGGCAAAAGAACAGGATTTAATATCCCCTCCATTGCAATTTTTTTATTACAACATGGTCACCATATCGACCGTTGGTTACGGAGATTTTAGTCCGATCACCCCGCTAGGGAAATTTATTGTCTCTGCCTTTCAAATTCCATCAGGGCTAATAATATTTGCAACTTTTATCGGTAAAGTGACTGAGTTATTTATCAATATAGCGAGATCAAACATGAATGGTAATAATGATTTTTATCACCTGAAT
This window of the Psychromonas sp. MME1 genome carries:
- the ilvA gene encoding threonine ammonia-lyase, biosynthetic is translated as MTDLTAAQYLKKILLAPVYEAAIETPLQPLKKLSLRFNNQILLKREDLQPVHSFKLRGAYNKLASLTEQQKQCGVIAASAGNHAQGVALSAQKMGLKATIVMPSTTPDIKVNSVRALGATAVLFGDSFDAASDHCKMLAKLHNYTLIHPFDDPDVIAGQGTIAKELLQQNAHLDYIFVPVGGGGLVAGIAVYIKQLLPDIKIIAVEPEDAACLKVALDHGGPITLSRVGLFADGVAVKTIGSETFRLCEQYVDQVITVNSDEICAAVKDIFEDTRAISEPAGALSLAGLKKYSQVHGLKDQRLSAILSGANVNFHGLRYVSERCELGEQKESILAVTIPEKKGAFLAFCNELDGRAITEFNYRFNSRKEANIFVGIRTPSGNDELTILIKNLANSGYSVADLSHDEMAKLHVRYMVGGAPISDLKERLYSFEFPEHPNALVKFLNMLGTHANITLFHYRNHGAAYGQVLAGFELDEGVNTFKKHLDALGYNYKDETNNQAYRYFLSQQDVI